The window CACGTGCCGTTTATTTTCGGCACCGTTCTCGCAGCGATGGGGGCTGTTCTCGTGTATACGCAGGTCGAAGAGAGCCTCGAGTCAACGGAGCCGATTCCACTGCCGTTCGTCGGGAGTGACTGACCGACCGCAGGCAAGAGCGGCGAGGGACGCAACGCAAAAGTACTGTATCCACATACGATCCGACGATGACGCTTTCGGAGGAGGCCAAAGGACGCCTGGCAGACGTGGTGGAGCTACAGCCGACGAAAAATTCCGAGCTACAGGACCGGTGGGGGGTCGAAAGCGGGAGCGAGGTTCACCAGTATCTCGAGAACGAACTGAGCGATTACTACTTTCGCGACGATAACAGCCTGATCCGGGCAACCGCGGAGGCCAACGATCTCGTCGATGTCGAACCGGGTATCGAAAGCGACCCAGACGCAGATGGCGCGCCCTCGCGCATTCGCGTGCCGGAACTACAGGCCCAGATCGTCGACGTACTCGCCGGCCCCGAAGAGGAATCGGAGAGTGTCGTCTCCGTGCTCCACAGC is drawn from Natronolimnobius sp. AArcel1 and contains these coding sequences:
- a CDS encoding DUF5797 family protein, translated to MTLSEEAKGRLADVVELQPTKNSELQDRWGVESGSEVHQYLENELSDYYFRDDNSLIRATAEANDLVDVEPGIESDPDADGAPSRIRVPELQAQIVDVLAGPEEESESVVSVLHSLREAYDVDPSAEDVRSGLQSLRRKDVVEIEYRTVPTFRLAVDRDDLEVAVSN